One part of the Acetoanaerobium sticklandii genome encodes these proteins:
- the dnaA gene encoding chromosomal replication initiator protein DnaA → MDAASLWEKILNVYKTHITKQFYESFFSSIEPVTVRKNKLILLAPNYFIKEVIENNHLNNLHNIAKDISSTSYEIQIILDLEEITDMYSDSDSDNGKDIRSYSLNPKYTFDTFVIGNSNRFAHAACVAVAESPAKAYNPLFIYGGVGLGKTHLMHAIGHYIVSNNKNSKILYLSSETFTNELINSIKDDKNEAFRNKYRNVDVILVDDIQFIAGKERTQEEFFHTFNALHDANKQIIISSDRTPKEIPTLEDRLRSRFEMGLIADIQPPDFETRIAILRKKAQVENRDIPNEVMVHIAKNIKSNIRELEGALVRVIAYSDLTKEEITYELACEALKDIFQSSANNELNSSAIKEKVAQIFSVKMEDFQSKKRTRAIAYPRQIAMYLCRELTDMSLPKIGEEFGGRDHTTVIHACDKVASDIEKDEDIKNKINRIITDLKN, encoded by the coding sequence ATGGATGCTGCTTCTTTATGGGAAAAGATTTTAAATGTATACAAGACTCATATAACAAAACAATTCTATGAGTCATTTTTTTCAAGTATTGAGCCTGTAACTGTCAGAAAAAACAAGCTTATTCTTTTAGCACCTAATTACTTTATTAAAGAAGTAATTGAAAACAATCATCTCAACAACCTACATAATATAGCGAAAGATATAAGCTCTACTTCATATGAAATTCAAATCATATTGGATTTAGAAGAAATTACAGATATGTATTCAGATTCTGACTCTGATAATGGCAAAGACATTCGCTCTTACAGTCTTAATCCAAAATATACATTTGATACCTTTGTTATAGGAAACAGCAATAGATTCGCTCATGCTGCCTGCGTTGCAGTAGCTGAATCTCCCGCTAAAGCCTACAATCCTCTCTTTATATATGGAGGAGTAGGACTAGGTAAAACTCACCTTATGCATGCTATAGGGCATTATATAGTGAGTAATAATAAGAATTCAAAAATTCTTTATTTATCATCTGAGACCTTTACTAATGAGCTAATAAACTCTATTAAGGACGATAAAAATGAAGCCTTTAGAAATAAATATAGAAATGTAGATGTTATTTTAGTAGATGATATCCAGTTCATAGCTGGTAAAGAGCGTACTCAGGAGGAATTTTTCCATACATTTAATGCTCTTCATGATGCAAATAAGCAAATTATAATTTCAAGTGATAGAACTCCAAAAGAGATTCCTACTCTTGAGGATAGGCTTAGATCTAGATTTGAGATGGGTCTTATCGCTGATATTCAGCCACCTGATTTTGAAACTAGAATAGCTATACTTAGAAAAAAAGCCCAAGTTGAAAATAGAGATATTCCTAATGAGGTAATGGTTCATATAGCTAAAAATATAAAATCAAACATAAGAGAATTAGAAGGAGCACTTGTTAGAGTAATAGCATATTCTGATCTTACTAAGGAAGAAATAACCTATGAGCTTGCTTGTGAAGCACTTAAGGATATTTTTCAATCCTCAGCAAATAATGAGCTTAATTCCTCAGCTATTAAAGAAAAGGTAGCTCAGATATTTTCTGTGAAAATGGAAGACTTCCAGTCTAAGAAAAGAACCAGAGCCATTGCATATCCTAGACAGATAGCTATGTACCTGTGTAGAGAGCTCACTGATATGTCTCTTCCTAAAATAGGAGAAGAATTTGGTGGAAGAGATCATACAACAGTAATTCACGCATGTGACAAGGTAGCTTCAGATATAGAAAAAGATGAAGATATAAAAAATAAAATCAATAGAATAATAACTGACCTGAAAAATTAG
- the dnaN gene encoding DNA polymerase III subunit beta produces MKITVNQNELQSAINMTLKGVSNKNTIEILKGILFETYEGKLMLTSNNLEIGVQTVIDADIQREGKVVIDAKIISDIVRKLPSSDVCLDVDETHIVKISSTSLEFNIKGFSGEDFPIPVSIEENYYKEISSDIFKEMVRKTSFAVSLDETKPLLMGELIEFKNNSINMVAIDGFRLAIKYIKDDNFVTDSKIIVPGKTLVDISRMIPPSVDKIKLGFDEKHASFIIGETILTTRLLEGEFINYSQIIPKEFSTKLKIHTKDFLYALDRACLVAKNNLIKIDISDDNLKISSKNDEIGNLEENIFIELEGSNLEIAFNAKYFMDALKTIDEEYISLELNTNVSPCILKPYDDDSYTYLLLPVRI; encoded by the coding sequence GTGAAAATAACAGTGAATCAAAACGAACTGCAAAGTGCAATAAACATGACATTAAAAGGAGTGTCTAATAAAAATACCATAGAGATATTAAAAGGTATTTTGTTTGAAACCTATGAAGGAAAGCTTATGCTTACTTCTAACAATCTTGAAATAGGAGTTCAGACAGTTATAGATGCTGATATTCAAAGAGAAGGAAAGGTAGTAATCGATGCAAAGATTATTTCTGATATAGTAAGAAAACTTCCTTCATCAGATGTTTGTTTAGATGTAGACGAGACTCATATAGTAAAAATAAGCTCAACTTCTTTAGAATTTAATATCAAAGGCTTTAGTGGGGAGGATTTTCCTATTCCTGTTTCTATAGAAGAAAACTACTATAAAGAGATTTCAAGTGATATTTTTAAAGAAATGGTTAGAAAAACTTCATTTGCTGTATCTCTAGACGAAACTAAGCCTCTTCTTATGGGAGAGCTGATTGAATTTAAAAATAACAGTATTAATATGGTTGCTATAGATGGATTTAGACTAGCTATAAAATATATAAAAGACGATAATTTTGTAACTGATTCAAAAATCATAGTACCAGGCAAAACTCTTGTGGATATAAGTCGTATGATTCCACCTAGTGTGGATAAAATAAAGCTGGGCTTTGATGAAAAGCATGCATCTTTTATAATAGGGGAAACAATTCTAACTACGAGATTGCTTGAAGGCGAATTTATAAATTATTCCCAAATAATTCCAAAGGAATTCAGCACTAAGCTTAAAATTCATACTAAAGATTTTCTTTATGCTCTAGATAGAGCTTGCCTAGTTGCTAAGAACAATCTTATAAAGATAGACATATCTGATGATAATTTAAAGATTTCTTCAAAAAACGATGAAATTGGAAATTTGGAAGAAAATATATTTATTGAGCTTGAAGGTAGTAATCTAGAGATAGCTTTTAATGCTAAATACTTTATGGATGCTTTAAAAACTATAGATGAAGAATATATAAGCTTGGAATTAAATACTAATGTAAGTCCGTGTATATTAAAGCCTTATGATGATGACAGCTATACCTATCTGCTTCTTCCTGTGAGAATCTAG
- a CDS encoding RNA-binding S4 domain-containing protein, with protein sequence MKEIKLYTEYIKLDQFLKLVNEAASGGEAKVMVLASEVKLNGVVEIQRGKKIRPGDIVSVENRSYKVI encoded by the coding sequence ATGAAAGAGATTAAATTATACACTGAGTATATAAAGCTAGATCAATTTTTAAAGCTAGTTAATGAAGCTGCTAGTGGTGGAGAAGCTAAAGTAATGGTACTTGCCTCAGAAGTTAAATTAAACGGGGTAGTAGAAATTCAGCGTGGAAAAAAAATTAGGCCTGGAGATATAGTTAGTGTAGAAAATAGAAGCTATAAAGTTATATAA
- the recF gene encoding DNA replication/repair protein RecF (All proteins in this family for which functions are known are DNA-binding proteins that assist the filamentation of RecA onto DNA for the initiation of recombination or recombinational repair.) yields the protein MLINNITLSNFRNYSKAEANFSENLNLIIGKNGQGKTNLIEAIYMLSLGRSFRTNKDKEMMMFDALNTYISSEITAMGRNYKIEIKLGKDIKKAVKINSIPIEKLTDLLGIINIVIFSPEDLKLVREGPKERRGFMDREISQLRPNYYSLIHKYQKILVQRNNLLKNTKIDENLLDVYDEQLAIVSQKIMAYRKEFIDNITPIASANHYRISSGKEKLNIKYLPNITASSEIEFDSSYIFNKFKTSRAEDIRRRTTTSGPHKDDIGIYLGDMDLRSFGSQGQKRSAAISLKLSEIQLIFEEKNEYPVVLLDDIFSELDISRQKMLIDSLSEIQTFVTTTEAIDFNKEVKTYLIENAKVSLL from the coding sequence ATGCTTATTAACAACATCACTTTATCTAATTTTAGAAATTATTCCAAAGCGGAAGCAAATTTTTCCGAAAATCTCAATCTTATAATAGGTAAAAATGGACAAGGAAAAACTAATTTGATAGAAGCCATATATATGCTTTCTCTAGGAAGATCATTTAGAACTAACAAAGATAAAGAAATGATGATGTTCGATGCCCTAAATACCTACATAAGCTCTGAGATTACAGCTATGGGCAGAAATTATAAAATAGAGATTAAGCTAGGTAAGGATATAAAAAAAGCAGTTAAGATTAATTCTATTCCTATAGAAAAATTAACTGACCTGCTTGGAATAATTAATATAGTAATTTTTTCTCCTGAGGATTTAAAGCTTGTAAGAGAAGGACCAAAAGAAAGAAGAGGCTTTATGGATAGAGAAATATCCCAGCTTCGTCCAAATTACTATTCACTTATTCATAAGTATCAGAAGATTTTGGTTCAAAGAAACAATCTTCTCAAAAATACCAAGATAGATGAAAATTTGCTGGATGTATATGATGAGCAGCTAGCTATAGTATCTCAAAAGATAATGGCTTATAGGAAAGAATTTATAGATAATATTACGCCTATAGCAAGTGCAAATCATTATAGAATTTCCTCAGGTAAAGAAAAATTAAATATAAAGTATTTACCTAATATAACTGCAAGTAGTGAAATAGAATTTGACAGTTCATATATTTTCAATAAATTTAAAACAAGCAGAGCTGAAGATATCAGAAGAAGAACTACTACGTCAGGACCCCATAAGGATGATATAGGGATATATTTAGGCGATATGGATCTTAGAAGCTTTGGTTCTCAAGGTCAAAAAAGAAGCGCTGCCATATCTTTAAAGCTTTCTGAGATTCAGCTGATTTTCGAAGAAAAAAATGAATATCCTGTGGTACTTCTCGATGATATATTTAGTGAACTTGATATATCACGTCAAAAAATGCTTATAGATAGCTTAAGTGAGATTCAAACTTTTGTAACTACAACTGAAGCTATTGATTTTAATAAAGAAGTAAAAACCTATCTCATTGAAAATGCGAAGGTAAGTTTGCTTTAG
- the gyrB gene encoding DNA topoisomerase (ATP-hydrolyzing) subunit B yields METNENKVNHAYGAEQIQVLEGLDPVRKRPGMYIGSTGSRGLHHLVYEVVDNAIDEALAGHCDKIYVSIDPDNGITVKDNGRGIPVEIHPKTGKSTVETVLTVLHAGGKFGAGGYKVSGGLHGVGVSVVNALSKELIVEVKINGKIYRQEFAYGVPQTELEIVGETTERGTCVRFMPDDAVFEETQYKYDTLEHRLRELAFLNKGIHITLEDKREDLQKVKEFHYTGGLVEFVRYINKNKSPIHDDVIYFEKKQGDYTVEIAMQYTDAYVENVYSFANNINTHEGGMHLTGFKTALTRVINDYAKKSNFLKSKEDNLMGEDIREGLTAVVSIKLPDPQYEGQTKTKLGNPQARSAVETISGDNITIFLDENPASARIIVDKALRAQRAREAAKKARELTRRKSVLESTSLPGKLADCAEKDPVKSEIYLVEGDSAGGSAKQGRDRKTQAILPLRGKILNVEKSRLDRILSSDEIRNMITAFGCGISNEFDEEKLRYHKIVIMTDADVDGAHIRTLILTFFFRYMRPLIEKGYVYIAQPPLFRIKKGRREEYVYSDKELNERLEEIGRSNQVELQRYKGLGEMNAEQLWDTTMNPATRTLLRVTIEDASMADDIFSMLMGDKVEPRRNFIQENAKYVKNLDV; encoded by the coding sequence ATGGAAACAAATGAAAACAAAGTAAATCACGCCTATGGTGCCGAGCAGATACAGGTACTTGAAGGTCTGGATCCTGTAAGAAAGAGACCTGGTATGTACATAGGCTCGACTGGTTCAAGAGGGCTACATCACTTGGTTTATGAAGTAGTAGACAATGCTATTGATGAGGCTCTTGCAGGTCACTGTGACAAGATATACGTATCTATTGACCCTGATAATGGTATTACAGTTAAGGATAACGGAAGAGGTATACCAGTAGAAATCCATCCTAAGACTGGAAAAAGTACGGTAGAAACTGTACTTACAGTACTTCATGCTGGAGGAAAATTCGGTGCTGGAGGCTATAAGGTATCAGGAGGACTTCACGGAGTTGGGGTATCTGTTGTAAATGCTCTATCTAAAGAGCTTATTGTAGAAGTAAAAATAAATGGAAAAATATACAGACAAGAATTTGCTTATGGAGTTCCTCAGACAGAGCTTGAGATAGTAGGAGAGACTACTGAAAGAGGTACCTGTGTTAGATTCATGCCTGATGATGCAGTATTTGAAGAGACTCAATATAAATACGACACCTTAGAGCATAGACTTCGTGAGCTTGCATTTTTAAATAAAGGCATCCATATAACATTGGAAGATAAAAGAGAAGACCTTCAAAAAGTGAAGGAATTTCATTATACAGGTGGATTAGTTGAGTTTGTAAGATATATAAATAAAAATAAGTCACCTATTCACGATGATGTAATTTATTTTGAAAAAAAGCAAGGCGATTATACTGTTGAAATTGCAATGCAGTACACTGATGCATATGTAGAGAATGTATATTCTTTTGCTAATAATATAAATACTCATGAAGGTGGTATGCACCTTACAGGCTTTAAGACTGCTCTTACTCGTGTAATTAATGACTATGCAAAAAAGAGCAATTTCTTAAAATCTAAAGAAGATAACCTTATGGGTGAGGATATAAGAGAAGGCCTTACTGCTGTAGTTTCAATCAAACTACCTGATCCTCAATATGAAGGACAGACTAAGACAAAGCTTGGTAATCCTCAAGCTAGATCTGCAGTAGAGACTATTTCAGGAGATAATATTACGATATTTTTGGATGAAAATCCAGCTAGTGCTCGTATTATCGTAGACAAAGCTCTTCGTGCTCAAAGAGCAAGGGAAGCAGCTAAAAAAGCTAGAGAGCTTACTAGAAGAAAAAGTGTGCTAGAAAGTACATCTCTTCCTGGAAAGCTAGCTGACTGTGCAGAAAAAGACCCTGTAAAATCTGAGATATATCTAGTAGAGGGAGACTCTGCGGGAGGCTCTGCAAAGCAGGGAAGAGACAGAAAAACTCAAGCTATACTTCCTCTTAGAGGTAAGATACTAAATGTTGAGAAATCAAGATTAGATAGAATCCTTAGCTCAGATGAAATACGTAACATGATTACAGCTTTTGGCTGTGGTATAAGCAATGAGTTTGATGAAGAGAAGCTTAGATATCACAAAATAGTTATAATGACGGATGCCGACGTAGATGGTGCTCACATTAGAACTCTTATTCTTACTTTCTTCTTCAGATATATGAGACCTCTTATAGAAAAAGGCTATGTATATATAGCTCAACCACCTTTGTTTAGAATAAAAAAAGGAAGAAGAGAAGAATATGTATATAGTGACAAGGAATTAAATGAAAGACTTGAGGAAATTGGAAGAAGTAATCAAGTAGAGCTTCAAAGATACAAAGGTCTTGGAGAGATGAACGCGGAGCAGCTTTGGGATACTACTATGAATCCTGCTACACGAACTCTTCTTAGAGTTACTATAGAGGATGCATCTATGGCAGATGATATATTTAGCATGCTTATGGGAGATAAAGTTGAGCCTAGAAGAAACTTTATCCAAGAAAATGCTAAATATGTTAAGAATCTAGATGTATAG